The genomic interval AACGTCGGCTATGACTAGCTCGCTGACTTTGGTAGCAGCCGGAATTATGTCGAGCTTGGATAAAAAGTCGAAGACATTGCCCATGCCAATTTCATTGCCGCCATCGCCGATACCAATGGAGGGGCAGTTGGCCAATTCGATAAAGGTATCGAAGCGCGCCGTACCGGCGGAAATATCCTCGCCGCGCATGTTGTGGTAGTGACCGTTTTTCGCAAGCCCTGGGCGTTCAATGGCAATAATGAGCGACGGCTTGAGCTTATCGAGTGCGGCTAAAACCTTGGCTTCGTGCGCCTGTAAATCATCGGGTTTACCGACCGAAATTTCATGTACACGGTATTTTTTTGCCAGTTCAGTCGATAGCGGTTTGCCACACACTAACACCGGCGTTAAGCCAATGCGCGCCAAGGTATCGTACAGCGCGATGGCGCCCACGGGGCCGTCGGTTTCGAAGGTGCCCACCACCGGAAAACCGGTGGCTATGAGTACCGTGCCGGCAGCCTGCTGAATCAGTTGCACGGCGCGCTCGCAGTAGCCTGCGGTGAGTGCAGGCTGCAAGTCTTTCATGCCGCGCGGGTTGCGTCGCACCAACATATCTTCGATGGCTTGCGACAGAGTTAAAGCGTGATCGGTCATGGTGTGCCTTTGGTGAGCGCTTGTTGTTCGCGCCTGCGTTGTTCGAGTAGAAGTTCGGCTTGCGCTTGGTATATGTCCATAGCTTCAAAGTGTAGATTGGCGCCGGGCATTAGCTGGCCGAGTTTGTATAAATCGCCGCTAAATACCGCGCCTAATTTTGGGTAGCCGCCGATGGTTTGGCGATCGTGTAATAACACAATGGGCTGGCCATCGGCCGGCACTTGTATGGCACCTAAACAAATGCCTTCCGAGACGATGCCGCCAATTTCGCATTTAATGGCAGGCCCGGTTAAGCGATAACCCATGCGGTTGCACTGGTTGCTCACCTCGTAGCTGTTGCTGAAAAATAACGCCTTTTGCGCGGCGCTGAAATGCTGTTCTTGGTAACCCAAAATAACTCGCACGCTGATGTTCGAGGCGAAGGTTGGTTGGGCCTCTAGCGCTAAATACTGGTCGTCTATCGTGTTTACGGCTTGGCCCAACGCGAGCTGATCGCCGGCGGCTAAGGCCTTGCCATTCAGCCCGCCAATGCCTTCGCGCACCACGGTGGCGGTGCTGCCAAATTGTGGCTCGATATCGAAGCCGCCGGCCACCGCTAGATAGCAGCGCGCGCCCGCTGTGGCAAAGCCGAGCTTTATCTTGTCGCCGGTTCTAACGCTGTGGGTTGCCCAGAGCGGCTTGCTTTGGCCATTGATGGTTAGTGGCATATTGGCACCGGTAACCGCGAGGCTGGTGTTGGCAAGCGCCTCTAATTCTAGGCCGCCCACGCTGGCTTCAATCAGCGTCGTGTTATTCGGGTTCTGGCATAGGCGGTTGGCCCAGTAAAAACTGATCTCATCGAGTGGGCCGCCGGTGGTTAAACCTAGGCCGTGTTGGCCGAGGCGCCCGGCGTCCATGAGAAGGCTTAAAAAGCCGGGCTGGATAACCTTTAAGGCGCTCATAGTTTGCCGCCTAAGGCTAGGTATTCGGCCTCGTCAATGGCATAGAACTGCACCAAATCGCCACTCTGCACGGGCATGGTGGGCGTGGCCGTTGGCTTGAACATGGGCGTGGGGCAGCGGCCAATGAGGTTCCAGCCGCCGGGTGACTCGGCCGGGTAAACCGCGGTTTGGCGGTCGGCAATGGCAACGGCGCCCTTGGGTACTTTGGTGCGCGGGGTGCTCAAGCGCGGCGCGGCGATGCGTTCATCCACCTCGCCAAGATAGGCAAAACCGGGGGCGAAACCGATGGCGTAAACCCGGTAAGTGCTGGCTGTGTGAATCTCGATGACCTCAGCAATACTCAACTTGGCGCGCTCGGCTAAGTTGGCTAAGTCTGGCCCAGAGGCCTCGCTGTAGTAAACCGGCAGGCGCACGATTTGATCGCTACTCTGGTGGCTTTCGGTGTTTTGGGTGGCACAGGCACGTAGGGTTTGCTTCACCGCCAGCGGATCTGTGGTTAAGGGGTTAAAGACCACCAGCAGCGATGAATAAGACGGCACTAGGTCTATCAGCCAAGCCGGTGCCGCGCGCTTGAGCTGCGCGGTAAGCGCCGCCACTTGGCTGGCGGCGGCTTCGCTGATGCTGTGGGCGAAGTAGACGATGACCGCGTTGCTACCGGCAATGCAGATGTCTAAAGGTTGTGGCTGATCCGCAGCCGTGGGCTTGGTCATGTGATTGGCGGCCTCTAGTCTTGCAGCAGCGCGCGGATGTCGGCGATAGCCGCTACACCTTCGGAATTGTCGCCGTGTACGCACAGGGTGTCGACGACCAAGGTCAGGGTGTGCCCGCTCACCGTGGTGATGGTGCCGTGATTTTTGAGCTGTTGTACTTGGGCGAGCATTTTAGCTTTGCTGTGTACGGCGCCAGGTCTGGTGCGCGACAACAGTTTGCCATCGTCGGCGTAACAGCGGTCGGCAAAGGCCTCGAAATACAGTTCTATACCAAGGCGCTCGGCTTCGGCGCGGTGCTCGTCGGCCTGCGGTGTGGCCTGCAGCATTAAGCGCATCGGGCGATAGTAGCTTGCAACGGCTTCCATCATGGTTTCGCGCACCAGTGGGTTGGCCATCATGTCGTTGTATAACGCGCCGTGCGGCTTTACGTATTCCACTTGCTGACCGGTGCTCTGCGCCATGCCATCGAGGGCGGATAACTGATACAGCACCAAGGTGCGCATTTCATCAACCGAACAATTCATCGAGCGACGGCCGAAACCGACCAGATCTGGGTAGCTCGGGTGGGCGCCAATCATCACCCGATTATCGGCGGCGAGCTTCAAGGTTTTGCTCATGATCAGCGGGTCGCCGGCGTGAAAGCCGCAGGCGATATTGGCTTGGTCGATATGGGGCATAACCTGCTCGTCCATACC from Simiduia curdlanivorans carries:
- a CDS encoding DUF4392 domain-containing protein, whose translation is MTDHALTLSQAIEDMLVRRNPRGMKDLQPALTAGYCERAVQLIQQAAGTVLIATGFPVVGTFETDGPVGAIALYDTLARIGLTPVLVCGKPLSTELAKKYRVHEISVGKPDDLQAHEAKVLAALDKLKPSLIIAIERPGLAKNGHYHNMRGEDISAGTARFDTFIELANCPSIGIGDGGNEIGMGNVFDFLSKLDIIPAATKVSELVIADVSNWAAHGLIALLGWHRKEDLLAHIDMVAILEYLSAGNSVDGVTRKNELTEDGLAPEIGLQLIADLRKVTGFI
- a CDS encoding 5-oxoprolinase subunit PxpA — translated: MTLLLNCDLGESFGSWTMGMDEQVMPHIDQANIACGFHAGDPLIMSKTLKLAADNRVMIGAHPSYPDLVGFGRRSMNCSVDEMRTLVLYQLSALDGMAQSTGQQVEYVKPHGALYNDMMANPLVRETMMEAVASYYRPMRLMLQATPQADEHRAEAERLGIELYFEAFADRCYADDGKLLSRTRPGAVHSKAKMLAQVQQLKNHGTITTVSGHTLTLVVDTLCVHGDNSEGVAAIADIRALLQD
- the pxpB gene encoding 5-oxoprolinase subunit PxpB, with amino-acid sequence MTKPTAADQPQPLDICIAGSNAVIVYFAHSISEAAASQVAALTAQLKRAAPAWLIDLVPSYSSLLVVFNPLTTDPLAVKQTLRACATQNTESHQSSDQIVRLPVYYSEASGPDLANLAERAKLSIAEVIEIHTASTYRVYAIGFAPGFAYLGEVDERIAAPRLSTPRTKVPKGAVAIADRQTAVYPAESPGGWNLIGRCPTPMFKPTATPTMPVQSGDLVQFYAIDEAEYLALGGKL
- a CDS encoding biotin-dependent carboxyltransferase family protein; this translates as MSALKVIQPGFLSLLMDAGRLGQHGLGLTTGGPLDEISFYWANRLCQNPNNTTLIEASVGGLELEALANTSLAVTGANMPLTINGQSKPLWATHSVRTGDKIKLGFATAGARCYLAVAGGFDIEPQFGSTATVVREGIGGLNGKALAAGDQLALGQAVNTIDDQYLALEAQPTFASNISVRVILGYQEQHFSAAQKALFFSNSYEVSNQCNRMGYRLTGPAIKCEIGGIVSEGICLGAIQVPADGQPIVLLHDRQTIGGYPKLGAVFSGDLYKLGQLMPGANLHFEAMDIYQAQAELLLEQRRREQQALTKGTP